The Brassica oleracea var. oleracea cultivar TO1000 chromosome C7, BOL, whole genome shotgun sequence sequence ATAGTACTAAAGATGCTAAAGTGGATCAACCTGTCAACTATACACATTTGCCTTGATTGTTTGAAGGAACCNNNNNNNNNNNNNNNNNNNNNNNNNNNNNNNNNNNNNNNNNNNNNNNNNNNNNNNNNNNNNNNNNNNNNNNNNNNNNNNNNNNNNNNNNNNNNNNNNNNNNNNNNNNNNNNNNNNNNNNNNNNNNNNNNNNNNNNNNNNNNNNNNNNNNNNNNNNNNNNNNNNNNNNNNNNNNNNNNNNNNNNNNNNNNNNNNNNNNNNNNNNNNNNNNNNNNNNNNNNNNNNNNNNNNNNNNNNNNNNNNNNNNNNNNNNNNNNNNNNNNNNNNNNNNNNNNNNNNNNNNNNNNNNNNNNNNNNNNNNNNNNNNNNNNNNNNNNNNNNNNNNNNNNNNNNNNNNNNNNNNNNNNNNNNNNNNNNNNNNNNNNNNNNNNNNNNNNNNNNNNNNNNNNNNNNNNNNNNNNNNNNNNNNNNNNNNNNNNNNNNNNNNNNNNNNNNNNNNNNNNNNNNNNNNNNNNNNNNNNNNNNNNNNNNNNNNNNNNNNNNNNNNNNNNNNNNNNNNNNNNNNNNNNNNNNNNNNNNNNNNNNNNNNNNNNNNNNNNNNNNNNNNNNNNNNNNNNNNNNNNNNNNNNNNNNNNNNNNNNNNNNNNNNNNNNNNNNNNNNNNNNNNNNNNNNNNNNNNNNNNNNNNNNNNNNNNNNNNNNNNNNNNNNNNNNNNNNNNNNNNNNNNNNNNNNNNNNNNNNNNNNNNNNNNNNNNNNNNNNNNNNNNNNNNNNNNNNNNNNNNNNNNNNNNNNNNNNNNNNNNNNNNNNNNNNNNNNNNNNNNNNNNNNNNNNNNNNNNNNNNNNNNNNNNNNNNNNNNNNNNNNNNNNNNNNNNNNNNNNNNNNNNNNNNNNNNNNNNNNNNNNNNNNNNNNNNNNNNNNNNNNNNNNNNNNNNNNNNNNNNNNNNNNNNNNNNNNNNNNNNNNNNNNNNNNNNNNNNNNNNNNNNNNNNNNNNNNNNNNNNNNNNNNNNNNNNNNNNNNNNNNNNNNNNNNNNNNNNNNNNNNNNNNNNNNNNNNNNNNNNNNNNNNNNNNNNNNNNNNNNNNNNNNNNNNNNNNNNNNNNNNNNNNNNNNNNNNNNNNNNNNNNNNNNNNNNNNNNNNNNNNNNNNNNNNNNNAGTGAGCATTATCAACCTGCACCTAGGGCTTAACTAGAAACATTGATCGATATTGTCTTCTGACAATCGATCGATATTGCGAAAGGAGTATCGATTGATATCCCTATAGGATCATCGATCGACACTTTCTTGTGATCAAAAGACAACTGTTGAGATCCAAGATCTAGTTAGTTAACCAGTGAAACATTGTCATCGTTGATCACTGTGATTAATGAGTTGAGCTTTAATATATCATGCATGCAACTGTTAGGCATCTATAGGATTATAATCTCCAACACCTGAATAGAAACCCTGCATCTAATATCTTCCAATAAGTTACACCCCCAATCATCTTGTTAGTCGAGCAATAGACTTGCTCAATTAGGATTGCTATTTACTTTTAAACCATAAAACAACAAACACTTAGAATTAATAATTTGACTAGATTTAATAGGTTTCCTAGCTCATTGTGGATTCGATCCCTAAGTACTGCAATTGAACCTCTTATTTGAGAGAGTAATTCACTTCTTAAGGTAATTTGAGTGGTATCAATAAGCTTGAGCAATCTCGACATGTCACCAACACAGCAAGATGAATCATGAAATACCTTTCAGGTCTGCATATAAGAACAAAGTTGGTCTATTTCCCAAGGCCAAACTGCAAATGACAAAGACTACAATTCTTCTTCGACTCCTTTATCTTTTTTTTAAACGCTGATTTATTATGATCTTACAATTATGATATGAGAAAGATTACATAGACAATTCGACAACCGACAATACTACCTTCCTCATGAAGACCTACGCCTAACTGCATCACCTGAGCCGTCCTATGAAGATCCACGCCTGACAAGATTTACTTGCACCATGTTGAAGATCTCTTGTAAGCCTTTCTTCCGTAGTCTGCATAATTTTTTAATAAATCGCTCTCTCCGGGACTTGAAACCTGGATTTTCTGTAATCTGCAATAAATTGCATAGTCTGGGATTCGAACCCCAGACTTAGGTGTGTAGAAGCCTTTAAACCTTAACCATTAGGCTACGGTACTTCCACAACTTCTTCTTTATCTTTACGGAAAGAAACATGAGACAAGAATCGCATACCGGGTCAAAATTCTCTTTCAAGATTCCCCTACTTGGAGAAGCCTTCTTTACCTCAGCGATCAAAGCAGGGAAGCCAGTTCTTTGATGAGCCATCCTAAACGCACCAAGGAAATCTCTAGTAGGAGGAGCATTCTCTACAACTTTCTTTAACGCCTCAAGTGGGTTCGTTCCTTCATCTGAAAAGGACAATCCCCATTAACAACTCACAGAAGCGAAAAGTGGTTGGAAAGAGAAAGAAATAAACTCTTACCTGGGAAACCTCTTGGTCTTTGAACCATGTAATCTCCTCCAAGATATTAGTGGGAGAATGAGCATTACGCAATCTCAACTCAAATGTCCAGAATAACCCAATGGAGCCTTGCTTGGTGGTTTTCTCCTAATCCTAATACCTTGGCTGATGGCTACTTCATTCTGATACATGTCTACTTCCCATTCCTTGATTCTAACATCATTTTCTACTGAAGAAGAAGAAGAAGAAGAAGCAACACCTAAGCTTTCCTTCACAAGAGAAAAGGCAACTACATTCAGCAATAGATCGAATTAGTCGAGATAATCACGAAATCGAGCATGAGAAAATGCAACAGATCAGACAAAATCAATCAAAAGATGCGAGCTTTGTTAATGGGGTTTTCAAAAAATAAAAAGGACAGAAGAAGAAGAAACAAAGTTTAATCACAGAGGCCACCTGTTGAGCACGGATGGCGAATTCCGACGGAGCTCTAGAGTTGATCCTCCTGTCCATGGCAAGACCTGAAACCGAACGTCTGATGGAGACATAACCGATACGCTGATACAGAGAAGGTGAAACCAGTCTAGCCGGGAGTTTTTGAACCAGAACATGTCCTTCCATTGCGGTTCAAAGTCGAAAAATAATGACTCCGGGATGATCAAACTATAATATTTCCAACATAATTTGATTTTATTTATGAATATATTCTGGTAGTTGGGTGATTAACACGTGAGTTAATAGAACACCAACATAAGACGGCGAGGTCTTGGGATGGTTGGTGAAAGCTGAACACATTGTTATTAGTCCTACACTTGTGACAATATGGAATATGCATCTTTGTACATTTTGGGATAAGTTTGGGAATCAACTGGTTTTGGTTGGTCAAGAAGAGCAATGGCCCATTTAAAGTCGGTCCACCCCGTAAGGAACACCTAAACACGCAAACTAAAATGATTTAAATAGTGAGTTTACAGCCGTTCGTATCTGATGGTAACCATTCCTATATGCAATAAGTGCAATGATGGTTACCGAAACGACTCCTTGGCACGAGAGGAGAGAAAAAGGAGGTCTATAAGTAAGGCATTGAGTGAAGGAAGAAAGCCAGAGAGAGCGAAACATAAAGACGACAAGCTCAAGAGCAATTGATTACATGTTCTCATTTTAGATATTCTACTTTGTATTTTTTTTCTGTGACGGCTTAAACGCTTCAATAAACAGAATATTGGCCTTAAATCTCTCTTATTATTTGATTAGCCTATAAACTAGGATTCAAAAATTGGCGTCCACTATGGGCCTTGATATTCCTAACACACGAAATATACACACAAACGTGAAGCTAAAGAATGGCTATGTCCTCAACTAGAGTTGTGGGATAGCCTCCAACCAAAACAATCAAGTGCAAGAATTCTGGAACCCCGACATAAGGCGCAACAGATTCGGGAAAATTTAGCCAAGTCACCAGTGGAAACACGCGGCTGCCTCCCTCGACCGCCATCTATGCCCTGCTTTCTAGCACCAGAAATGCTTCTGTAACATTCTGATTTCTAGTATATGATGAAATGGTCAATAAAATTTATTTCATTACCTATGTCATCAAAGTGCACTTACCTATTCGGGCACATATCCGTTTAGAACTCCAGAGTTAAGTGTGATTAAGCTGGAGTAGTAGAAGGATGTGTGACCTATCGTGAAGTGATTCCCGATATCGTGCGAGTGAAGCCAAAGCACGGACAATATCATATTGTGATTGCAGGGTCAGTAAACCACTATAGGAAATATGGGTAGTAATAGCAGACGAAAAATGCTATGAATTATGTATAATAGTGCTTCCTTAGCCGCTCTGACAGCGCCTATTATAATAGATCTGACACTTTTAATAGCGGTTTTTTTTAATGTTATAGTTAACTATACAATAATAGCATCAGTTTGTATGCAATTGTTAATATTTATAATAACATGATACAAATGTTATTAAAACTCATCAATTTGATTTTTCCAATAGCAAAGATAACGAATGTTTCGTGTTATTAATTTGTTTTTTAATTATCTGAAAATTTATTAAAAATATAATTCATAATTAAATTATTTAAAATTAAACCAAACATTAATTTATAATTAAAAATTAAATTTTATTTATTGATTAACATCAGTGTACAAATAACTAAAGAACACACTAAACAAAAAGCAAATTAAAACATTAAACCAAAACATAATTAGCCAAAACACAATTAACCTAAAGCTAAACTAAGCCTCCGCCAGAAAACCTAATCCTACGCCTCCAGCCTCCAGAACATCCGCCTTCAGAGTGCTGTCGTCGCATCACCTAGTCACCGGAGTTGACTTCTATCAAGGCCTCTGCTACATATATCAGAGTTTCTCTGTCGCCTTGTCTTCCTTGTCTGCTCGATACCATCCTTCAAAGCTTATGTTCTGGCCTGTAGTTTTTTTCAAAAACAAAGCAACATCCTTTTTAGAAAATCAGAGATTAATATCCATTCTATAAGCAATACAGTAATCAACAACTCAGTACGAACTCAGGCAAATAAAAATGATGGTAAGAGACAAATTCAATGATTACCTACCATGACTTGTTGGGACAAAGCGCTGAATCCAAAACCAGACTTTCAGATTTCCTTGAGCATCAAGAAATGTAGCATATGAAAAGCGCTGCGCAAACACAATCAGAATTAGAATCTATTTTCTAATGAAAAGAAAACAAGAACGAATCTAGGTCGATGCTTTCAAAGCTTGTAGCTTTACAAAAAGATAAGGCAAATGCATTGAACACTCAAGTGTTGTTACTCTTTACGCTTTTTCAGACATCAAATTAAAAAGTACTAATCTCTTGTTTTTGTCAGAAAGATCAACTCTTTCTTCCTCAAATCCTCACAGATTTCACCAGTAGAATTGGCTTAACTAACATGTCTGATAACAAACAGAGATCCATCAGAGCTTATACACAATCATCTAAACATACAGATTAAAATCAAAGAACCAAATCCAAAGCTCTTTTCACCAAAAATCAACAAAATGAGAGAATTTTCAGCTAATTATAAACAAAGCATCTAGAAAAAAACTCAATAGTTAGAAACAAAAGATTTATAATAGATATCATCAGAGATGAACCTTATACAGCCGCACTACTTCTCAATCTCAACAACATCGGCGGTTTCGTCGACGGTTGAAAGAGACTGATTAAACTGAACCGGAGGGAGCTGGCCGATCGATTGCGTTGTTGGTTTGATTGGAACCAGATATCTCCTTGAGAAGCCTCTGGAAGGCCCACTCTGAGTGGCTTCGAGTCATCCCGTCCACCGTGGTATGCGCTGGTGAAGGTACAGATTCCAGTGAAGAAACTTCCGAGATTGGAACCGGACATCTCCTTGAGAAGCCTCTGCAAGGCCCACTCTGAGTGGCTTCGAGTCATCCTGTCCACCGTGGTATGCGCTGGTGAAGGCACAGATTCCGGTTAAGAAACTTCCGGGAAAGCGAAGGGAAGGAGCATTCTGGCGGCTGCGATGGAAATCACCTTTTGGCTTGTGCGGCGGAGAGATTTCAGATCTATCTCGAGGCCGACGAGGAAGAGAAGGAGCCGAGGTTTGCTAGGGCGTCGAGTTATTTACCCATCGCCTCTCTCTCTCTCTCTCTCTCTCTCTCTCTCTCTCTCTCTCTCAAGCGTTGATTCAGTATCATCTAACGGTGCAGAAGGTGATCTCCGTCCAACCAATAGAAAACAAAGATGAAGATAGATAGGAGATTGATTTTGGACCTTTGATTTAAAAATCAATCAATGGCTCAGAAAAAACATTACATATTATCTTCTTTTTTTATTTATAATTGTTGAAAAATTATTTAAACTTT is a genomic window containing:
- the LOC106302564 gene encoding indole-3-glycerol phosphate synthase, chloroplastic-like; protein product: MEGHVLVQKLPARLVSPSLYQRIGYVSIRRSVSGLAMDRRINSRAPSEFAIRAQQESLGVASSSSSSSVENDVRIKEWEVDMYQNEVAISQDEGTNPLEALKKVVENAPPTRDFLGAFRMAHQRTGFPALIAEVKKASPSRGILKENFDPVCDSCLMFLSVKIKKKLWKYRSLMVKV